The following coding sequences lie in one Candidatus Bathyarchaeota archaeon genomic window:
- a CDS encoding methylmalonyl-CoA carboxyltransferase, giving the protein MRKLRERAKLGGGKKRIEKQHKQGKLTARERIDLLLDPGSFVELDPFIVHRCTDFGMAERKISGDGVVTGYGTINGRLVYVFSQDFTVFGGSLGEMFAKKMCKLMDLAMKTGAPIIGLNDSGGARIQEGVASLAGYGDIFFRNVIASGVIPQISAVMGPCAGGAVYSPAMTDFIIMVKDTSHMFITGPEVIKTVLGQEVDFEELGGALTHMQTSGVCHFMADNEQECIELIRRLLSYLPSNNMEDPPIEETGDDPNRIDESLEEIVPDDPDKPYDTKEIIATVMDNGEFLEVQPLWAPNIVVGFARLNGRSIGIVANQPKYFAGTLDVKSSTKAARFIRFCDAFNIPIITFEDVPGFLPGIDQEHGGIIRHGAKLLFAYCEATVPKITVIIRKAYGGAYDVMGSKHSGADINYAWPSAEIAVMGPAGAINIIFRKDIKKSKDSKKRKKELAMEYREKFANPYIAAEKGYIDDIIEPSQTRPKLISALEMLVTKRESRPPKKHPNIPL; this is encoded by the coding sequence ATGCGTAAGCTGCGGGAAAGGGCGAAGCTTGGAGGCGGAAAAAAACGGATAGAAAAGCAACATAAGCAAGGTAAGCTTACTGCAAGAGAAAGAATTGACTTGCTTTTAGACCCTGGCAGCTTCGTAGAACTTGACCCTTTTATCGTTCACCGATGCACTGATTTTGGAATGGCTGAAAGAAAAATTTCTGGAGACGGCGTGGTAACGGGATATGGGACAATCAACGGGCGGTTAGTCTACGTTTTTTCCCAAGATTTCACAGTGTTCGGTGGCTCCTTAGGAGAAATGTTTGCTAAAAAGATGTGCAAGTTAATGGACTTAGCTATGAAAACAGGCGCGCCAATCATAGGATTGAATGACAGCGGCGGCGCAAGAATCCAAGAAGGAGTTGCAAGCCTTGCAGGCTACGGCGACATATTCTTCAGAAACGTGATAGCTTCGGGTGTTATTCCCCAAATTTCTGCTGTTATGGGTCCTTGTGCAGGCGGAGCAGTTTACTCGCCAGCCATGACCGATTTTATCATCATGGTGAAAGATACAAGTCACATGTTTATTACTGGACCAGAAGTCATCAAGACAGTCTTAGGGCAAGAAGTTGATTTTGAAGAATTGGGTGGCGCCTTGACCCACATGCAGACGAGCGGCGTTTGTCATTTCATGGCTGACAACGAACAGGAATGCATCGAACTCATTAGAAGACTTCTCAGCTACCTACCTTCCAACAACATGGAAGACCCCCCTATCGAAGAAACTGGCGATGACCCAAACCGCATTGACGAGAGCTTGGAAGAAATTGTGCCAGACGATCCAGACAAACCATACGACACAAAAGAAATAATAGCCACAGTCATGGACAACGGGGAATTCTTGGAAGTTCAGCCTCTTTGGGCGCCAAACATAGTAGTAGGCTTTGCAAGATTGAATGGACGTTCAATAGGAATCGTGGCAAACCAGCCAAAATACTTCGCGGGCACCTTAGACGTAAAATCTTCAACCAAAGCAGCAAGATTCATACGGTTCTGCGACGCCTTCAACATTCCAATCATCACCTTCGAAGATGTCCCCGGCTTTCTACCAGGCATAGACCAAGAACATGGCGGAATAATACGCCACGGCGCAAAACTACTCTTCGCCTACTGCGAAGCCACGGTACCAAAAATCACTGTCATAATTCGCAAAGCATATGGAGGGGCATATGATGTCATGGGCAGCAAACACTCCGGCGCAGACATAAACTACGCCTGGCCATCTGCAGAAATCGCTGTTATGGGTCCAGCAGGAGCAATCAACATCATTTTCAGGAAAGACATAAAAAAATCGAAGGATTCAAAGAAGAGGAAGAAAGAGTTAGCGATGGAATACCGTGAGAAGTTTGCGAATCCCTATATTGCTGCAGAGAAAGGCTATATTGACGACATCATAGAGCCGTCACAGACAAGACCTAAACTCATCAGTGCCCTAGAAATGCTGGTCACTAAGCGTGAGTCGCGACCACCTAAGAAACATCCAAACATTCCTCTTTGA
- the mce gene encoding methylmalonyl-CoA epimerase produces the protein MIIGLDHVGIAVNRMDDVLPIYKQLLGLKLEKLKDAEQHKIKAAFLAVGETSIELIEPLDKESPVSKFLEKRGQGIHHIAFRVNNIEKMLEQLKAKGIVLIDEKPRTGIEGGKIAFLHPKSTGNVLIELCER, from the coding sequence ATGATCATTGGATTAGACCATGTTGGGATAGCTGTGAACAGAATGGACGATGTTTTACCCATCTATAAACAGCTCCTAGGATTGAAACTAGAGAAGTTGAAAGATGCTGAGCAACACAAGATTAAAGCAGCTTTCTTGGCTGTTGGAGAAACAAGTATCGAGTTGATAGAGCCCTTGGACAAGGAAAGTCCAGTGTCGAAATTCTTGGAAAAGCGAGGTCAAGGAATACATCACATAGCGTTCAGGGTTAATAACATAGAAAAAATGCTTGAACAACTAAAGGCCAAAGGCATAGTTTTGATTGACGAGAAGCCTAGAACCGGTATCGAAGGAGGAAAGATAGCGTTTCTACATCCCAAAAGCACTGGAAACGTCTTAATAGAGCTGTGTGAACGCTAA
- the cysS gene encoding cysteine--tRNA ligase, with protein sequence MLRFYNTMTRKKEVFKPLEEGKVRMYSCGLTVYDYAHIGNLRAYVFVDLLRRWLEHRGFDVKHVMNLTDVDDKTIQGMQREGLPLEKYTQKYIDAFFEDLQMLNIEKPQFVPRATEHIDEMVRLIRILMEKGYGYRGEDNSIYYKISKFKDYGKLSKMKLKELKVGARVKVDEYGKEQASDFALWRAWDLDDGDVFWETKLGKGRPGWHIECSAMSMKYLGETLDIHTGGVDNVFPHHENEIAQSEAVTGKKFVNYWVHNEHLLIKGERMGKSLKNFYTLRDLMRMGYDPLAIRYLLMSTHYRKQLHFTFEGLEAAKNALQRLYDFLERLEDVKNGVGHEKIKESIEKARKDFEDAMDDDLDINKALAAVFNLVKEVNILIDQRKLGQAGAKQVKDLMLDFDKVLGVSSDFWSRKEAKLPEEVEELIKKREEARKHKKWETSDAIRDKLRKMGIIIEDTPEGVKWRKKRKIG encoded by the coding sequence ATGCTGCGATTCTACAACACAATGACCCGAAAAAAAGAGGTGTTCAAGCCTCTCGAAGAGGGCAAAGTTCGCATGTATTCATGCGGGTTAACCGTGTATGATTATGCACACATAGGTAATCTTAGGGCATACGTGTTTGTGGATTTGCTGAGACGTTGGCTGGAACATCGAGGCTTCGACGTGAAGCACGTGATGAACCTCACCGACGTAGATGACAAAACTATCCAAGGCATGCAAAGAGAAGGATTGCCTCTAGAAAAGTATACTCAGAAGTATATCGACGCGTTCTTTGAAGACCTGCAGATGCTGAACATTGAAAAACCCCAATTTGTTCCAAGAGCCACCGAGCACATAGATGAAATGGTTAGATTGATTAGAATTTTGATGGAGAAAGGCTACGGCTACAGAGGCGAAGACAACTCAATCTACTATAAAATCTCCAAATTCAAAGACTATGGCAAACTGTCCAAAATGAAACTTAAAGAACTCAAAGTTGGAGCAAGGGTCAAAGTTGACGAATATGGCAAAGAGCAGGCAAGTGATTTCGCTCTTTGGAGAGCTTGGGACCTAGACGATGGCGATGTTTTTTGGGAAACAAAGCTGGGCAAAGGCAGACCAGGATGGCACATTGAATGCTCCGCCATGTCGATGAAATACTTGGGTGAAACCTTGGATATTCATACGGGTGGAGTTGACAACGTGTTTCCCCACCACGAAAACGAAATTGCCCAAAGCGAAGCAGTGACTGGCAAAAAGTTTGTCAATTATTGGGTGCATAACGAACACTTGCTTATTAAAGGTGAAAGAATGGGTAAATCCCTCAAGAACTTCTACACATTGCGAGATTTAATGCGCATGGGATACGACCCATTGGCTATAAGATACTTGCTAATGTCAACTCACTACAGGAAACAGCTTCACTTTACTTTTGAGGGCTTGGAAGCAGCTAAAAACGCTTTACAGCGACTCTACGATTTCTTGGAAAGACTTGAAGATGTCAAAAACGGTGTTGGTCACGAAAAAATCAAAGAATCAATTGAAAAGGCGAGAAAAGATTTCGAAGATGCGATGGATGACGACTTGGACATAAACAAAGCTCTCGCAGCAGTATTCAACCTCGTGAAAGAGGTAAACATATTGATCGACCAGAGGAAGCTAGGTCAGGCAGGAGCGAAGCAAGTGAAAGATTTGATGTTGGACTTTGACAAAGTCCTAGGAGTCTCAAGTGATTTTTGGAGTCGGAAAGAGGCGAAGTTGCCCGAAGAAGTCGAGGAGTTGATTAAGAAGAGAGAAGAGGCAAGGAAGCATAAGAAATGGGAAACCTCTGACGCCATTCGAGATAAACTGCGAAAAATGGGCATAATCATAGAGGACACACCTGAAGGCGTAAAATGGAGAAAAAAACGCAAAATTGGCTAA
- a CDS encoding D-glycerate dehydrogenase, with translation MQKPRVYVTRELPERGLHIIKERFDAEIWPEYAPPPKEVIIEKAAKVDALATLLSDKIDAEVFDAAPNLRIVSQLAVGFDNIDVKEATKRGIYVTNTPGVLTETTADFAWALLMAAARRVAEADRYVRAGKWKVGWHPAMLQGRDVYGATLGIVGLGRIGSSIAKRARGFDMKVLYYDVIRRQDLEKELKIEYVEIDTLLQKADFVTINVPLLKATYHLIDEKKLRLMKKTAILINNARGPVIDEKALYKALKEGWIASAGLDVFEQEPTPQSNPLLTLENVIVAPHISSASFETRSRMSEMVAENLVAFFESRIPPNLVNKDVVGIKKPGQK, from the coding sequence ATGCAGAAACCTAGAGTATACGTTACCAGAGAATTGCCAGAAAGAGGATTGCATATAATAAAAGAACGATTTGACGCGGAAATTTGGCCTGAATACGCTCCGCCGCCAAAAGAAGTGATTATTGAAAAAGCCGCTAAAGTTGACGCGTTAGCCACACTATTGTCAGATAAGATAGACGCAGAAGTGTTTGACGCAGCACCTAACCTTAGAATCGTTTCTCAACTTGCTGTCGGATTTGACAACATCGACGTAAAAGAAGCTACAAAACGGGGAATCTATGTTACCAATACTCCGGGCGTGTTAACCGAGACCACCGCCGACTTCGCTTGGGCGCTTCTAATGGCTGCAGCGAGAAGAGTTGCCGAAGCTGACAGATATGTTCGTGCTGGAAAGTGGAAAGTTGGGTGGCATCCTGCTATGCTTCAAGGTAGAGATGTTTATGGCGCAACTTTAGGAATCGTTGGTTTGGGAAGAATTGGCTCATCCATCGCAAAAAGAGCTAGAGGGTTCGACATGAAAGTTCTCTATTACGATGTGATTCGCAGACAAGACCTTGAAAAGGAGCTAAAAATAGAGTACGTAGAAATCGACACGCTGCTACAAAAAGCAGACTTTGTAACAATTAACGTCCCGCTGCTTAAAGCCACATACCATCTAATAGACGAGAAAAAACTCAGACTAATGAAGAAAACAGCCATCCTAATTAACAATGCAAGAGGACCAGTCATTGACGAAAAAGCACTTTATAAGGCCCTGAAGGAAGGATGGATTGCTAGTGCTGGCTTAGACGTTTTTGAGCAAGAACCCACACCACAAAGTAATCCGTTGTTAACACTTGAGAATGTAATCGTGGCACCCCACATATCCAGCGCTAGCTTTGAGACACGGTCAAGAATGTCAGAAATGGTGGCTGAGAACCTAGTAGCCTTTTTTGAAAGCAGAATTCCTCCAAACCTCGTGAACAAGGACGTTGTGGGAATCAAAAAGCCTGGTCAAAAATAG
- a CDS encoding biotin--[acetyl-CoA-carboxylase] ligase, which yields MSSQSTPEPLEIQHTILDYKIYYYDNVSSTNDIAKEIAKKGGEEKIVILAETQTYGKGRLGRRWISPKGGIWFSVILRPRMTPKEALKLTFIASSAVAKAIKKMSGLKIEVKWPNDVLVNSKKICGILTETSVKEDLIEFAVVGVGINANIDLEVFPSRLRGKVTSLKHELGYRIRRRALTRSILQNFEHHYKRLQQGQWNILRQEWKSMAAFLGEQVEVTNSSEVFVGKAWDLDEDGALIIRLENGTLKKIVVGDVMVRKHP from the coding sequence ATGTCCAGCCAAAGTACGCCAGAGCCACTCGAAATTCAACACACAATCCTTGATTACAAAATCTATTATTATGACAACGTGTCTTCTACAAATGATATAGCTAAAGAAATCGCGAAAAAAGGCGGCGAAGAGAAGATAGTGATTCTTGCCGAAACACAAACATATGGAAAGGGCAGACTTGGAAGACGGTGGATTTCTCCAAAGGGAGGAATCTGGTTTTCAGTAATATTGCGACCCAGAATGACTCCAAAAGAAGCTTTGAAGCTGACTTTTATAGCTTCATCAGCTGTTGCAAAAGCAATCAAGAAAATGTCTGGGTTGAAGATTGAGGTCAAATGGCCAAACGATGTTCTTGTTAATAGTAAAAAAATCTGCGGAATTTTAACCGAGACAAGCGTCAAAGAGGATTTGATTGAATTTGCGGTTGTGGGAGTTGGAATAAACGCGAACATAGATTTGGAAGTGTTCCCCAGCCGTCTACGGGGCAAAGTAACGTCTTTGAAGCATGAGTTGGGCTACAGGATAAGAAGAAGGGCGTTAACAAGAAGCATCTTGCAAAACTTTGAACATCATTACAAGCGTCTGCAACAGGGACAATGGAATATCTTGCGGCAAGAATGGAAAAGCATGGCAGCCTTTCTCGGTGAACAAGTGGAGGTTACTAATTCTAGCGAGGTTTTTGTGGGAAAGGCATGGGACTTGGATGAAGATGGTGCTCTTATCATTAGGCTTGAGAATGGCACTTTGAAAAAAATTGTGGTGGGCGATGTAATGGTGAGAAAACATCCTTAG
- a CDS encoding translation elongation factor-like protein: protein MGEHEIKEVGIVIHYFTKISVAVVELSDTLSVGDRILIKGMTTKVEQTVNSMQIEHESVEKAEAGQSFGLKVDDRVREGDTVYKILQ from the coding sequence TTGGGTGAACACGAGATTAAGGAAGTTGGCATTGTGATTCATTACTTCACGAAAATAAGCGTAGCTGTTGTCGAGTTGAGCGACACGCTTTCCGTGGGAGATCGTATTCTCATAAAGGGTATGACAACGAAGGTTGAACAAACCGTCAATTCGATGCAAATAGAACATGAAAGCGTGGAAAAAGCTGAGGCAGGGCAAAGCTTCGGATTGAAAGTGGATGACCGTGTGAGAGAAGGTGACACGGTCTACAAAATACTCCAATAA
- a CDS encoding biotin/lipoyl-binding protein: MEPAKRMAAQTPTVQVVARAERRRGTVVEEGAVVSPMAGRIVSVKVKKGDVVKAGDVVCILEAMKMENEITATKAGKVQEVNVAEGTPVNDGEILIIIK; this comes from the coding sequence ATGGAACCTGCTAAGAGAATGGCTGCTCAAACACCTACCGTGCAAGTCGTGGCAAGAGCTGAAAGACGTCGAGGAACAGTTGTTGAGGAAGGGGCTGTGGTGTCCCCTATGGCTGGAAGAATTGTCTCAGTCAAGGTAAAGAAAGGCGATGTTGTAAAAGCTGGCGATGTAGTTTGCATTCTTGAGGCAATGAAAATGGAAAACGAAATCACGGCTACAAAGGCTGGGAAGGTTCAGGAAGTAAATGTTGCAGAAGGAACTCCAGTAAACGACGGAGAAATTTTGATCATAATAAAATAG
- a CDS encoding glycerate kinase — protein sequence MVIIKNKKTLIENAKSKLDRKARKLALEALEAALEAADPEEIIKSKVTVKGSTLRIGQHRFGLQKFHRIYVVGGGKASGKMAETLESVLGNRISSGIVNVPHNSGPYKTRRIKFQEASHPIPDDAGMKGAEKMLNLVSQAEKNDLIICLISGGGSSLMPLPRGKITLNDKRQVTEALLKSGATINEVNTVRKHISAFKGGWLAKKAYPATIVNLILSDVIGDPLDFIASGPTVPDSTTFADAIEIMRRYSLWANMPQSVRTVLVEGQKDLIAETPKKGDKVFSKVYNVVVGNNRSATLAVCNKIQKMGLRSLLLTASLEGEARHVGTVLASIAKEVGASGHPLPKPCGIVAGGETTVTVVGDGKGGRNQEIALSAALNISDMNGVVIASFSTDGIEGLTEAAGALADGKTIIRSQEQGLNAKNFLANNDSFNFFSKLDDLIFTGLTRTNVNDISVIISIK from the coding sequence ATGGTAATAATCAAAAACAAAAAGACTCTCATAGAAAACGCGAAATCCAAGCTTGACAGAAAAGCTCGAAAACTGGCCCTAGAAGCTTTAGAAGCAGCGTTGGAAGCAGCAGACCCCGAAGAGATAATCAAGTCAAAGGTCACGGTGAAAGGCAGCACATTAAGAATCGGTCAGCACAGATTTGGTTTACAAAAGTTTCATCGCATCTATGTTGTTGGAGGTGGAAAGGCAAGCGGAAAGATGGCTGAGACTCTGGAGTCAGTTCTTGGAAATCGAATATCAAGCGGAATCGTTAACGTTCCCCACAACAGTGGCCCCTATAAAACTCGCAGAATCAAGTTTCAAGAGGCTAGCCACCCGATTCCTGACGACGCGGGAATGAAAGGCGCAGAAAAAATGTTGAATCTTGTCAGCCAAGCTGAGAAAAACGATTTAATCATCTGTTTAATTTCAGGGGGCGGGTCGAGTTTGATGCCGCTGCCCAGAGGCAAAATAACTCTCAACGACAAACGGCAAGTTACCGAGGCGTTGTTGAAGTCTGGTGCCACAATAAATGAGGTTAACACCGTGCGGAAGCATATTTCAGCTTTTAAAGGGGGTTGGCTGGCAAAAAAGGCATATCCCGCCACAATTGTCAACCTTATATTATCAGACGTAATAGGCGATCCTTTAGATTTCATCGCATCAGGTCCCACCGTTCCCGACTCGACCACTTTTGCCGACGCGATAGAAATCATGAGACGATACAGTCTATGGGCGAACATGCCGCAATCCGTTAGAACCGTGCTTGTTGAGGGGCAGAAAGATTTGATCGCGGAAACACCTAAGAAAGGAGACAAGGTGTTTAGTAAAGTCTACAACGTTGTTGTTGGAAATAATCGCTCGGCAACTTTAGCTGTCTGCAACAAGATTCAAAAAATGGGTTTACGTTCGCTCCTTCTCACGGCTTCTCTTGAAGGCGAAGCAAGACATGTGGGAACAGTATTAGCCTCTATAGCAAAAGAGGTTGGGGCTTCTGGACATCCGTTACCTAAACCTTGTGGAATTGTTGCTGGCGGAGAAACAACGGTTACTGTTGTTGGAGACGGGAAGGGCGGGAGAAATCAAGAAATTGCGTTAAGTGCAGCCTTGAATATTTCGGACATGAACGGAGTTGTTATTGCTTCCTTCAGCACCGACGGCATAGAGGGACTAACAGAAGCAGCAGGCGCCTTAGCAGACGGAAAAACCATAATCCGCTCTCAAGAACAAGGGTTGAATGCTAAAAACTTTCTTGCAAACAACGACTCCTTCAATTTCTTCTCAAAACTGGACGACCTCATTTTCACAGGTCTTACAAGAACCAACGTCAATGACATTTCAGTCATTATATCAATAAAATAA
- a CDS encoding oxaloacetate decarboxylase subunit alpha — translation MARTVKITDTTFRDAHQSLMATRMRTESMVPIAEKIDQVGFFSLEVWGGATFDVSIRYLNEDPWERLRTLKKHVQKTPLQMLLRGQNLVGYRNYPDDVLIKFIKKTAENGIDIFRIFDALNDTRNLEIAIKTVKKVDAHAQGSLCYTISPVHTTDYYLKVAKRLAELDCDSICVKDMAGMLMPQKAYELVSALKKEVGLPVHMHCHSTSGTVMMTYLRACQAGADILDAAFSPLAGGTSQPPVESIVAGLKDTEYDTGLDMELLVEIAEYFRGLREKYYDPLRLISPLAERVDTSILKHQIPGGMFSNLISQLKEQNALDELDMVLKEVPHVREELGYPPLVTPTSQLVGTQAVFNVLSGERYKIVSKEVRNYVKGFYGKPPAPINKKIKKKIIGDEKPIKCRPADLLKSELGKISNKIKPYIQSEEDELTYALFPKVAADFFKKREAKRKEKDAALTPEQQELEEIAALSVAVAAFLKSTHEVKAVIPIRKAGMERLSPWVLSARQKLVRQGG, via the coding sequence TTGGCTAGAACCGTCAAAATAACCGACACAACCTTCAGAGACGCCCATCAGTCCTTAATGGCAACTCGCATGAGAACCGAATCCATGGTTCCCATAGCCGAAAAAATAGACCAAGTGGGATTCTTTTCTCTCGAAGTTTGGGGAGGCGCCACCTTCGACGTCAGCATCCGCTACTTAAACGAAGATCCTTGGGAACGCCTTCGTACACTGAAGAAACACGTTCAAAAAACGCCCCTGCAGATGCTTCTGCGGGGACAAAACTTGGTAGGCTACCGAAACTACCCCGACGATGTTCTAATCAAGTTTATAAAAAAAACCGCAGAAAACGGCATAGACATATTCCGCATCTTCGACGCCTTAAACGACACTCGCAACCTAGAAATCGCTATAAAAACCGTTAAAAAAGTCGACGCCCACGCTCAAGGCTCATTGTGTTATACTATAAGCCCTGTCCATACAACAGATTACTACTTGAAAGTAGCCAAGCGTTTAGCCGAGCTTGACTGCGACTCAATATGCGTCAAAGACATGGCGGGCATGCTCATGCCCCAAAAAGCCTATGAACTTGTTTCAGCCTTGAAGAAGGAAGTCGGCTTACCAGTTCACATGCACTGCCACAGCACTAGCGGCACGGTTATGATGACCTACTTACGTGCTTGCCAAGCTGGAGCCGACATTCTAGATGCCGCTTTCTCGCCTTTAGCTGGGGGCACGTCACAACCGCCCGTTGAAAGCATAGTAGCCGGATTAAAAGATACTGAGTATGATACAGGACTTGACATGGAATTATTAGTCGAGATTGCTGAATACTTTCGTGGTTTGCGAGAAAAATATTACGACCCCCTCCGCTTGATTAGCCCCTTAGCCGAAAGAGTAGACACGTCTATCCTAAAGCATCAGATTCCCGGAGGAATGTTTTCTAACTTAATTTCGCAGTTAAAGGAACAAAACGCCCTCGACGAGCTTGACATGGTTTTAAAGGAGGTTCCACATGTTCGAGAAGAGCTGGGATATCCGCCTCTTGTTACCCCTACCAGTCAACTGGTTGGGACACAAGCTGTTTTTAACGTTTTATCGGGTGAACGCTACAAGATCGTGTCTAAGGAAGTGAGAAATTACGTAAAAGGATTCTACGGGAAACCGCCCGCACCGATAAATAAGAAGATAAAGAAAAAGATAATTGGCGATGAAAAACCAATCAAATGCCGCCCAGCAGACCTGCTTAAATCGGAACTTGGCAAAATATCCAACAAGATTAAGCCCTACATACAAAGCGAAGAAGACGAACTGACTTATGCCTTGTTCCCAAAAGTCGCGGCAGATTTCTTCAAAAAAAGGGAAGCAAAAAGAAAAGAAAAAGATGCGGCTTTAACTCCAGAACAACAGGAACTAGAAGAAATTGCAGCGCTGTCAGTAGCAGTCGCAGCATTTCTGAAAAGCACTCATGAGGTGAAAGCAGTGATTCCAATCAGAAAAGCTGGAATGGAAAGACTTTCACCATGGGTTTTGTCAGCTAGACAAAAACTAGTCAGACAAGGTGGCTGA